The Scomber japonicus isolate fScoJap1 chromosome 13, fScoJap1.pri, whole genome shotgun sequence genome includes a window with the following:
- the jakmip2 gene encoding janus kinase and microtubule-interacting protein 2 isoform X1, which translates to MAKKGRTKGEKPEALISALQAANEDLRSKLTDIQIELHQEKCKVSKLERDKVQEVKRVREQEQHRHTAMLTEQRAKWHEEKQKELQALRENLTRQHEQELARHAKIKDQENQRLKAALSAMRDGSGEKVRTALTLEAKEDARRFFDQERVKLLQEIMELKSTKKQTDEALSNMIQADKMKAGDLRVEHQQHQEQISKIKWDCERDIRRLVDEIKSKDRTIFSLEKELESTSGFLQKLQLQKDALDEQLFLVKEAECGLGSPKREIPGRAGDGAEHCGSPVSDREMLCQDLRRNQRRIADLNSTIRKLEDRNSLLVDERNELLKRVRESEKQCKPLLDKNKLLSKRNDDLTHTIQKLEEKLKSLAKENLEMREKISSHPPLKKLKSLNDLDQAHDDQEIAFLKLQVLEQQSMIDELTRDREKLLRKKRHKRSSRPIKRHIVVDTYFGYDEESMDSETSSVASFRMDRTPATPDEDLDEGLANEESELRFRQLTREYQALQRAYALLQEQKGGILDAEMEAKAQEQVQADILRYKAKIEDLENELTLKGQDSKWVEEKQLFLRRNQELLEKAEKVESECSRLQQELQDSKDQNELLEFRILELEERERRSPPFNHLRMHPFSEGVSALQIYCMKEGVKDVCIPDLIKLLDILGDNGNLRNEEQVAIIQASTVLSLAEKWIQQIEGTEAALHQKMMDLEIEMEMFCKQKGYLEEELDYRKQALDQAYMQIQELEATLYNALQQDKVIKYGEPLDELQKDELRTAVEKLRRQMLRKSREYDCQILQERMELLHQAHQRIRDLEDKTEIQRRQIKDLEEKFLFLFLFFSLAFILWP; encoded by the exons ATGGCAAAGAAAGGGCGTACGAAGGGCGAGAAGCCCGAAGCGCTCATCTCTGCCCTGCAGGCAGCCAATGAAGATCTCAGGTCCAAGCTGACTGATATTCAGATAGAGCTACATCAAGAAAAATGCAAG GTGAGCAAGCTAGAGCGGGACAAGGTGCAGGAGGTAAAGCGTGTGCGAGAGCAAGAGCAGCACCGTCACACTGCCATGTTGACAGAGCAGCGGGCCAAGTGGCACGAGGAAAAGCAAAAAGAGCTTCAGGCTCTCAGGGAAAACCTGACACGGCAGCATGAGCAGGAGCTGGCCCGCCACGCCAAAATAAAAGACCAGGAAAACCAGAGGCTCAAGGCCGCTTTGAGTGCTATGCGTGATGGCAGTGGGGAGAAG GTGCGCACAGCATTGACCCTGGAAGCCAAGGAGGATGCACGTCGCTTCTTTGACCAGGAGAGAGTGAAGCTCCTGCAGGAGATAATGGAGCTGAAGTCTACTAAGAAGCAGACCGATGAGGCTCTCAGCAACATGATCCAAGCTGACAAGATGAAGGCTGGAGACCTGCGAGTGgagcaccagcagcaccaggaGCAGATTTCCAAGATCAAGTGGGACTGTGAGAGAGACATCCGCAGACTG GTGGATGAAATCAAATCTAAAGACCGCACCATCTTCTCTCTGGAGAAAGAACTGGAGTCAACGTCGGGTTTCTTGCAGAAGCTGCAGCTTCAGAAGGACGCCCTGGATGAACAACTGTTCCTTGTCAAGGAGGCTGAGTGCGGCCTGGGAAGCCCGAAAAGAGAGATTCCCGGCAGAGCTGGAGATGGAGCAGAGCACTGTGGCAGCCCAGTAAGTGACAGAGAAATGTT GTGTCAGGACCTGAGGAGAAACCAGAGGCGTATTGCTGACCTCAACTCAACTATACGTAAATTGGAGGACCGCAACTCACTGCTGGTCGATGAGCGGAATGAATTG CTGAAGCGAGTTCGAGAGTCAGAGAAGCAGTGCAAGCCCCTGCTGGACAAGAACAAGCTGCTGAGTAAGAGGAATGATGATTTGACCCATACTAtccagaagctggaggagaaacTTAAGAGCCTGGCCAAGGAGAACCTTGAAATG AGGGAGAAGATCAGCTCCCATCCACCACTAAAGAAACTGAAGTCTCTGAATGACCTGGACCAAGCGCATGATGACCAGGAAATAGCCTTTCTCAAGCTTCAAGTCCTGGAACAACAAAGCATGATTGATGAACTGACAAGA GACCGAGAGAAACTACTAAGAAAGAAAAGGCATAAAAGAAGTTCAAGGCCAATTAAG AGGCACATTGTAGTAGACACCTACTTTGGGTATGATGAAGAATCTATGGACTCAGAGACTTCTTCAGTGGCTTCATTCCGGATGGACAGGACCCCTGCTACTCCTGATGAAGACCTAGATGAG GGTCTAGCCAATGAGGAGTCTGAGCTGCGTTTCCGTCAGCTGACCCGGGAGTATCAGGCCTTACAGCGAGCCTATGCCCTGCTGCAGGAACAGAAAGGAGGCATACTGGACGCTGAGATGGAAGCCAAG GCGCAGGAGCAGGTCCAGGCAGACATTCTCAGGTATAAGGCAAAAATAGAGGACTTGGAGAATGAACTGACCCTGAAAGGACAG GACTCCAAATGGGTGGAGGAGAAGCAACTCTTCTTACGAAGGAATCAGGAGCTATTAGAGAAG GCGGAAAAGGTGGAGTCAGAGTGCAGTCGGCTGCAGCAAGAACTCCAAGACTCCAAAGACCAGAACGAGCTGTTAGAGTTCAGGATACTGGAGTTAGAG GAGCGTGAAAGGAGGTCTCCTCCATTCAACCACCTGAGGATGCATCCCTTCTCTGAGGGAGTCAGTGCCCTGCAGATTTACTGTATGAAGGAGGGTGTCAAG gATGTTTGCATACCAGATCTCATCAAACTTCTAGATATCCTGGGAGACAACGGG AACTTAAGAAATGAGGAGCAAGTGGCCATTATTCAGGCTAGCACTGTTTTGTCACTAGCAGAAAAG TGGATTCAACAGATTGAAGGGACGGAGGCAGCGCTTCACCAGAAGATGATGGACCTCGAAATAGAGATG GAAATGTTCTGTAAACAAAAAGGATATCTAGAAGAGGAGCTGGACTACAGAAAACAAGCCCTGGACCAGGCCTACATG CAAATCCAGGAGTTGGAAGCAACGTTATACAACGCCCTGCAGCAGGACAAG GTGATAAAATATGGTGAGCCTCTAGATGAGCTTCAGAAAGATGAGCTGCGGACAGCAGTGGAGAAGCTGAGGAGGCAGATGCTAAGGAAGAGTCGAGAGTACGACTGCCAGATCCTCCAGGAGAGGATGGAACTGCTGCATCAGGCGCACCAG AGAATTCGGGACCTTGAGGATAAGACAGAAATCCAGAGGAGGCAGATTAAAGACCTGGAGGAAAAG tttttgtttctgttcttGTTCTTTTCTCTCGCCTTTATCCTTTGGCCTTGA
- the jakmip2 gene encoding janus kinase and microtubule-interacting protein 2 isoform X3 has translation MAKKGRTKGEKPEALISALQAANEDLRSKLTDIQIELHQEKCKVSKLERDKVQEVKRVREQEQHRHTAMLTEQRAKWHEEKQKELQALRENLTRQHEQELARHAKIKDQENQRLKAALSAMRDGSGEKVRTALTLEAKEDARRFFDQERVKLLQEIMELKSTKKQTDEALSNMIQADKMKAGDLRVEHQQHQEQISKIKWDCERDIRRLVDEIKSKDRTIFSLEKELESTSGFLQKLQLQKDALDEQLFLVKEAECGLGSPKREIPGRAGDGAEHCGSPDLRRNQRRIADLNSTIRKLEDRNSLLVDERNELLKRVRESEKQCKPLLDKNKLLSKRNDDLTHTIQKLEEKLKSLAKENLEMREKISSHPPLKKLKSLNDLDQAHDDQEIAFLKLQVLEQQSMIDELTRDREKLLRKKRHKRSSRPIKRHIVVDTYFGYDEESMDSETSSVASFRMDRTPATPDEDLDEGLANEESELRFRQLTREYQALQRAYALLQEQKGGILDAEMEAKAQEQVQADILRYKAKIEDLENELTLKGQDSKWVEEKQLFLRRNQELLEKAEKVESECSRLQQELQDSKDQNELLEFRILELEERERRSPPFNHLRMHPFSEGVSALQIYCMKEGVKDVCIPDLIKLLDILGDNGNLRNEEQVAIIQASTVLSLAEKWIQQIEGTEAALHQKMMDLEIEMEMFCKQKGYLEEELDYRKQALDQAYMQIQELEATLYNALQQDKVIKYGEPLDELQKDELRTAVEKLRRQMLRKSREYDCQILQERMELLHQAHQRIRDLEDKTEIQRRQIKDLEEKFLFLFLFFSLAFILWP, from the exons ATGGCAAAGAAAGGGCGTACGAAGGGCGAGAAGCCCGAAGCGCTCATCTCTGCCCTGCAGGCAGCCAATGAAGATCTCAGGTCCAAGCTGACTGATATTCAGATAGAGCTACATCAAGAAAAATGCAAG GTGAGCAAGCTAGAGCGGGACAAGGTGCAGGAGGTAAAGCGTGTGCGAGAGCAAGAGCAGCACCGTCACACTGCCATGTTGACAGAGCAGCGGGCCAAGTGGCACGAGGAAAAGCAAAAAGAGCTTCAGGCTCTCAGGGAAAACCTGACACGGCAGCATGAGCAGGAGCTGGCCCGCCACGCCAAAATAAAAGACCAGGAAAACCAGAGGCTCAAGGCCGCTTTGAGTGCTATGCGTGATGGCAGTGGGGAGAAG GTGCGCACAGCATTGACCCTGGAAGCCAAGGAGGATGCACGTCGCTTCTTTGACCAGGAGAGAGTGAAGCTCCTGCAGGAGATAATGGAGCTGAAGTCTACTAAGAAGCAGACCGATGAGGCTCTCAGCAACATGATCCAAGCTGACAAGATGAAGGCTGGAGACCTGCGAGTGgagcaccagcagcaccaggaGCAGATTTCCAAGATCAAGTGGGACTGTGAGAGAGACATCCGCAGACTG GTGGATGAAATCAAATCTAAAGACCGCACCATCTTCTCTCTGGAGAAAGAACTGGAGTCAACGTCGGGTTTCTTGCAGAAGCTGCAGCTTCAGAAGGACGCCCTGGATGAACAACTGTTCCTTGTCAAGGAGGCTGAGTGCGGCCTGGGAAGCCCGAAAAGAGAGATTCCCGGCAGAGCTGGAGATGGAGCAGAGCACTGTGGCAGCCCA GACCTGAGGAGAAACCAGAGGCGTATTGCTGACCTCAACTCAACTATACGTAAATTGGAGGACCGCAACTCACTGCTGGTCGATGAGCGGAATGAATTG CTGAAGCGAGTTCGAGAGTCAGAGAAGCAGTGCAAGCCCCTGCTGGACAAGAACAAGCTGCTGAGTAAGAGGAATGATGATTTGACCCATACTAtccagaagctggaggagaaacTTAAGAGCCTGGCCAAGGAGAACCTTGAAATG AGGGAGAAGATCAGCTCCCATCCACCACTAAAGAAACTGAAGTCTCTGAATGACCTGGACCAAGCGCATGATGACCAGGAAATAGCCTTTCTCAAGCTTCAAGTCCTGGAACAACAAAGCATGATTGATGAACTGACAAGA GACCGAGAGAAACTACTAAGAAAGAAAAGGCATAAAAGAAGTTCAAGGCCAATTAAG AGGCACATTGTAGTAGACACCTACTTTGGGTATGATGAAGAATCTATGGACTCAGAGACTTCTTCAGTGGCTTCATTCCGGATGGACAGGACCCCTGCTACTCCTGATGAAGACCTAGATGAG GGTCTAGCCAATGAGGAGTCTGAGCTGCGTTTCCGTCAGCTGACCCGGGAGTATCAGGCCTTACAGCGAGCCTATGCCCTGCTGCAGGAACAGAAAGGAGGCATACTGGACGCTGAGATGGAAGCCAAG GCGCAGGAGCAGGTCCAGGCAGACATTCTCAGGTATAAGGCAAAAATAGAGGACTTGGAGAATGAACTGACCCTGAAAGGACAG GACTCCAAATGGGTGGAGGAGAAGCAACTCTTCTTACGAAGGAATCAGGAGCTATTAGAGAAG GCGGAAAAGGTGGAGTCAGAGTGCAGTCGGCTGCAGCAAGAACTCCAAGACTCCAAAGACCAGAACGAGCTGTTAGAGTTCAGGATACTGGAGTTAGAG GAGCGTGAAAGGAGGTCTCCTCCATTCAACCACCTGAGGATGCATCCCTTCTCTGAGGGAGTCAGTGCCCTGCAGATTTACTGTATGAAGGAGGGTGTCAAG gATGTTTGCATACCAGATCTCATCAAACTTCTAGATATCCTGGGAGACAACGGG AACTTAAGAAATGAGGAGCAAGTGGCCATTATTCAGGCTAGCACTGTTTTGTCACTAGCAGAAAAG TGGATTCAACAGATTGAAGGGACGGAGGCAGCGCTTCACCAGAAGATGATGGACCTCGAAATAGAGATG GAAATGTTCTGTAAACAAAAAGGATATCTAGAAGAGGAGCTGGACTACAGAAAACAAGCCCTGGACCAGGCCTACATG CAAATCCAGGAGTTGGAAGCAACGTTATACAACGCCCTGCAGCAGGACAAG GTGATAAAATATGGTGAGCCTCTAGATGAGCTTCAGAAAGATGAGCTGCGGACAGCAGTGGAGAAGCTGAGGAGGCAGATGCTAAGGAAGAGTCGAGAGTACGACTGCCAGATCCTCCAGGAGAGGATGGAACTGCTGCATCAGGCGCACCAG AGAATTCGGGACCTTGAGGATAAGACAGAAATCCAGAGGAGGCAGATTAAAGACCTGGAGGAAAAG tttttgtttctgttcttGTTCTTTTCTCTCGCCTTTATCCTTTGGCCTTGA
- the jakmip2 gene encoding janus kinase and microtubule-interacting protein 2 isoform X4, whose translation MAKKGRTKGEKPEALISALQAANEDLRSKLTDIQIELHQEKCKVSKLERDKVQEVKRVREQEQHRHTAMLTEQRAKWHEEKQKELQALRENLTRQHEQELARHAKIKDQENQRLKAALSAMRDGSGEKVRTALTLEAKEDARRFFDQERVKLLQEIMELKSTKKQTDEALSNMIQADKMKAGDLRVEHQQHQEQISKIKWDCERDIRRLVDEIKSKDRTIFSLEKELESTSGFLQKLQLQKDALDEQLFLVKEAECGLGSPKREIPGRAGDGAEHCGSPDLRRNQRRIADLNSTIRKLEDRNSLLVDERNELLKRVRESEKQCKPLLDKNKLLSKRNDDLTHTIQKLEEKLKSLAKENLEMREKISSHPPLKKLKSLNDLDQAHDDQEIAFLKLQVLEQQSMIDELTRDREKLLRKKRHKRSSRPIKVEKNPILDTYFGYDEESMDSETSSVASFRMDRTPATPDEDLDEGLANEESELRFRQLTREYQALQRAYALLQEQKGGILDAEMEAKAQEQVQADILRYKAKIEDLENELTLKGQAEKVESECSRLQQELQDSKDQNELLEFRILELEERERRSPPFNHLRMHPFSEGVSALQIYCMKEGVKDVCIPDLIKLLDILGDNGNLRNEEQVAIIQASTVLSLAEKWIQQIEGTEAALHQKMMDLEIEMEMFCKQKGYLEEELDYRKQALDQAYMQIQELEATLYNALQQDKVIKYGEPLDELQKDELRTAVEKLRRQMLRKSREYDCQILQERMELLHQAHQRIRDLEDKTEIQRRQIKDLEEKFLFLFLFFSLAFILWP comes from the exons ATGGCAAAGAAAGGGCGTACGAAGGGCGAGAAGCCCGAAGCGCTCATCTCTGCCCTGCAGGCAGCCAATGAAGATCTCAGGTCCAAGCTGACTGATATTCAGATAGAGCTACATCAAGAAAAATGCAAG GTGAGCAAGCTAGAGCGGGACAAGGTGCAGGAGGTAAAGCGTGTGCGAGAGCAAGAGCAGCACCGTCACACTGCCATGTTGACAGAGCAGCGGGCCAAGTGGCACGAGGAAAAGCAAAAAGAGCTTCAGGCTCTCAGGGAAAACCTGACACGGCAGCATGAGCAGGAGCTGGCCCGCCACGCCAAAATAAAAGACCAGGAAAACCAGAGGCTCAAGGCCGCTTTGAGTGCTATGCGTGATGGCAGTGGGGAGAAG GTGCGCACAGCATTGACCCTGGAAGCCAAGGAGGATGCACGTCGCTTCTTTGACCAGGAGAGAGTGAAGCTCCTGCAGGAGATAATGGAGCTGAAGTCTACTAAGAAGCAGACCGATGAGGCTCTCAGCAACATGATCCAAGCTGACAAGATGAAGGCTGGAGACCTGCGAGTGgagcaccagcagcaccaggaGCAGATTTCCAAGATCAAGTGGGACTGTGAGAGAGACATCCGCAGACTG GTGGATGAAATCAAATCTAAAGACCGCACCATCTTCTCTCTGGAGAAAGAACTGGAGTCAACGTCGGGTTTCTTGCAGAAGCTGCAGCTTCAGAAGGACGCCCTGGATGAACAACTGTTCCTTGTCAAGGAGGCTGAGTGCGGCCTGGGAAGCCCGAAAAGAGAGATTCCCGGCAGAGCTGGAGATGGAGCAGAGCACTGTGGCAGCCCA GACCTGAGGAGAAACCAGAGGCGTATTGCTGACCTCAACTCAACTATACGTAAATTGGAGGACCGCAACTCACTGCTGGTCGATGAGCGGAATGAATTG CTGAAGCGAGTTCGAGAGTCAGAGAAGCAGTGCAAGCCCCTGCTGGACAAGAACAAGCTGCTGAGTAAGAGGAATGATGATTTGACCCATACTAtccagaagctggaggagaaacTTAAGAGCCTGGCCAAGGAGAACCTTGAAATG AGGGAGAAGATCAGCTCCCATCCACCACTAAAGAAACTGAAGTCTCTGAATGACCTGGACCAAGCGCATGATGACCAGGAAATAGCCTTTCTCAAGCTTCAAGTCCTGGAACAACAAAGCATGATTGATGAACTGACAAGA GACCGAGAGAAACTACTAAGAAAGAAAAGGCATAAAAGAAGTTCAAGGCCAATTAAGGtagaaaaaaatccaattt TAGACACCTACTTTGGGTATGATGAAGAATCTATGGACTCAGAGACTTCTTCAGTGGCTTCATTCCGGATGGACAGGACCCCTGCTACTCCTGATGAAGACCTAGATGAG GGTCTAGCCAATGAGGAGTCTGAGCTGCGTTTCCGTCAGCTGACCCGGGAGTATCAGGCCTTACAGCGAGCCTATGCCCTGCTGCAGGAACAGAAAGGAGGCATACTGGACGCTGAGATGGAAGCCAAG GCGCAGGAGCAGGTCCAGGCAGACATTCTCAGGTATAAGGCAAAAATAGAGGACTTGGAGAATGAACTGACCCTGAAAGGACAG GCGGAAAAGGTGGAGTCAGAGTGCAGTCGGCTGCAGCAAGAACTCCAAGACTCCAAAGACCAGAACGAGCTGTTAGAGTTCAGGATACTGGAGTTAGAG GAGCGTGAAAGGAGGTCTCCTCCATTCAACCACCTGAGGATGCATCCCTTCTCTGAGGGAGTCAGTGCCCTGCAGATTTACTGTATGAAGGAGGGTGTCAAG gATGTTTGCATACCAGATCTCATCAAACTTCTAGATATCCTGGGAGACAACGGG AACTTAAGAAATGAGGAGCAAGTGGCCATTATTCAGGCTAGCACTGTTTTGTCACTAGCAGAAAAG TGGATTCAACAGATTGAAGGGACGGAGGCAGCGCTTCACCAGAAGATGATGGACCTCGAAATAGAGATG GAAATGTTCTGTAAACAAAAAGGATATCTAGAAGAGGAGCTGGACTACAGAAAACAAGCCCTGGACCAGGCCTACATG CAAATCCAGGAGTTGGAAGCAACGTTATACAACGCCCTGCAGCAGGACAAG GTGATAAAATATGGTGAGCCTCTAGATGAGCTTCAGAAAGATGAGCTGCGGACAGCAGTGGAGAAGCTGAGGAGGCAGATGCTAAGGAAGAGTCGAGAGTACGACTGCCAGATCCTCCAGGAGAGGATGGAACTGCTGCATCAGGCGCACCAG AGAATTCGGGACCTTGAGGATAAGACAGAAATCCAGAGGAGGCAGATTAAAGACCTGGAGGAAAAG tttttgtttctgttcttGTTCTTTTCTCTCGCCTTTATCCTTTGGCCTTGA
- the jakmip2 gene encoding janus kinase and microtubule-interacting protein 2 isoform X2, which produces MAKKGRTKGEKPEALISALQAANEDLRSKLTDIQIELHQEKCKVSKLERDKVQEVKRVREQEQHRHTAMLTEQRAKWHEEKQKELQALRENLTRQHEQELARHAKIKDQENQRLKAALSAMRDGSGEKVRTALTLEAKEDARRFFDQERVKLLQEIMELKSTKKQTDEALSNMIQADKMKAGDLRVEHQQHQEQISKIKWDCERDIRRLVDEIKSKDRTIFSLEKELESTSGFLQKLQLQKDALDEQLFLVKEAECGLGSPKREIPGRAGDGAEHCGSPDLRRNQRRIADLNSTIRKLEDRNSLLVDERNELLKRVRESEKQCKPLLDKNKLLSKRNDDLTHTIQKLEEKLKSLAKENLEMREKISSHPPLKKLKSLNDLDQAHDDQEIAFLKLQVLEQQSMIDELTRDREKLLRKKRHKRSSRPIKVEKNPILDTYFGYDEESMDSETSSVASFRMDRTPATPDEDLDEGLANEESELRFRQLTREYQALQRAYALLQEQKGGILDAEMEAKAQEQVQADILRYKAKIEDLENELTLKGQDSKWVEEKQLFLRRNQELLEKAEKVESECSRLQQELQDSKDQNELLEFRILELEERERRSPPFNHLRMHPFSEGVSALQIYCMKEGVKDVCIPDLIKLLDILGDNGNLRNEEQVAIIQASTVLSLAEKWIQQIEGTEAALHQKMMDLEIEMEMFCKQKGYLEEELDYRKQALDQAYMQIQELEATLYNALQQDKVIKYGEPLDELQKDELRTAVEKLRRQMLRKSREYDCQILQERMELLHQAHQRIRDLEDKTEIQRRQIKDLEEKFLFLFLFFSLAFILWP; this is translated from the exons ATGGCAAAGAAAGGGCGTACGAAGGGCGAGAAGCCCGAAGCGCTCATCTCTGCCCTGCAGGCAGCCAATGAAGATCTCAGGTCCAAGCTGACTGATATTCAGATAGAGCTACATCAAGAAAAATGCAAG GTGAGCAAGCTAGAGCGGGACAAGGTGCAGGAGGTAAAGCGTGTGCGAGAGCAAGAGCAGCACCGTCACACTGCCATGTTGACAGAGCAGCGGGCCAAGTGGCACGAGGAAAAGCAAAAAGAGCTTCAGGCTCTCAGGGAAAACCTGACACGGCAGCATGAGCAGGAGCTGGCCCGCCACGCCAAAATAAAAGACCAGGAAAACCAGAGGCTCAAGGCCGCTTTGAGTGCTATGCGTGATGGCAGTGGGGAGAAG GTGCGCACAGCATTGACCCTGGAAGCCAAGGAGGATGCACGTCGCTTCTTTGACCAGGAGAGAGTGAAGCTCCTGCAGGAGATAATGGAGCTGAAGTCTACTAAGAAGCAGACCGATGAGGCTCTCAGCAACATGATCCAAGCTGACAAGATGAAGGCTGGAGACCTGCGAGTGgagcaccagcagcaccaggaGCAGATTTCCAAGATCAAGTGGGACTGTGAGAGAGACATCCGCAGACTG GTGGATGAAATCAAATCTAAAGACCGCACCATCTTCTCTCTGGAGAAAGAACTGGAGTCAACGTCGGGTTTCTTGCAGAAGCTGCAGCTTCAGAAGGACGCCCTGGATGAACAACTGTTCCTTGTCAAGGAGGCTGAGTGCGGCCTGGGAAGCCCGAAAAGAGAGATTCCCGGCAGAGCTGGAGATGGAGCAGAGCACTGTGGCAGCCCA GACCTGAGGAGAAACCAGAGGCGTATTGCTGACCTCAACTCAACTATACGTAAATTGGAGGACCGCAACTCACTGCTGGTCGATGAGCGGAATGAATTG CTGAAGCGAGTTCGAGAGTCAGAGAAGCAGTGCAAGCCCCTGCTGGACAAGAACAAGCTGCTGAGTAAGAGGAATGATGATTTGACCCATACTAtccagaagctggaggagaaacTTAAGAGCCTGGCCAAGGAGAACCTTGAAATG AGGGAGAAGATCAGCTCCCATCCACCACTAAAGAAACTGAAGTCTCTGAATGACCTGGACCAAGCGCATGATGACCAGGAAATAGCCTTTCTCAAGCTTCAAGTCCTGGAACAACAAAGCATGATTGATGAACTGACAAGA GACCGAGAGAAACTACTAAGAAAGAAAAGGCATAAAAGAAGTTCAAGGCCAATTAAGGtagaaaaaaatccaattt TAGACACCTACTTTGGGTATGATGAAGAATCTATGGACTCAGAGACTTCTTCAGTGGCTTCATTCCGGATGGACAGGACCCCTGCTACTCCTGATGAAGACCTAGATGAG GGTCTAGCCAATGAGGAGTCTGAGCTGCGTTTCCGTCAGCTGACCCGGGAGTATCAGGCCTTACAGCGAGCCTATGCCCTGCTGCAGGAACAGAAAGGAGGCATACTGGACGCTGAGATGGAAGCCAAG GCGCAGGAGCAGGTCCAGGCAGACATTCTCAGGTATAAGGCAAAAATAGAGGACTTGGAGAATGAACTGACCCTGAAAGGACAG GACTCCAAATGGGTGGAGGAGAAGCAACTCTTCTTACGAAGGAATCAGGAGCTATTAGAGAAG GCGGAAAAGGTGGAGTCAGAGTGCAGTCGGCTGCAGCAAGAACTCCAAGACTCCAAAGACCAGAACGAGCTGTTAGAGTTCAGGATACTGGAGTTAGAG GAGCGTGAAAGGAGGTCTCCTCCATTCAACCACCTGAGGATGCATCCCTTCTCTGAGGGAGTCAGTGCCCTGCAGATTTACTGTATGAAGGAGGGTGTCAAG gATGTTTGCATACCAGATCTCATCAAACTTCTAGATATCCTGGGAGACAACGGG AACTTAAGAAATGAGGAGCAAGTGGCCATTATTCAGGCTAGCACTGTTTTGTCACTAGCAGAAAAG TGGATTCAACAGATTGAAGGGACGGAGGCAGCGCTTCACCAGAAGATGATGGACCTCGAAATAGAGATG GAAATGTTCTGTAAACAAAAAGGATATCTAGAAGAGGAGCTGGACTACAGAAAACAAGCCCTGGACCAGGCCTACATG CAAATCCAGGAGTTGGAAGCAACGTTATACAACGCCCTGCAGCAGGACAAG GTGATAAAATATGGTGAGCCTCTAGATGAGCTTCAGAAAGATGAGCTGCGGACAGCAGTGGAGAAGCTGAGGAGGCAGATGCTAAGGAAGAGTCGAGAGTACGACTGCCAGATCCTCCAGGAGAGGATGGAACTGCTGCATCAGGCGCACCAG AGAATTCGGGACCTTGAGGATAAGACAGAAATCCAGAGGAGGCAGATTAAAGACCTGGAGGAAAAG tttttgtttctgttcttGTTCTTTTCTCTCGCCTTTATCCTTTGGCCTTGA